In the Pseudomonadota bacterium genome, one interval contains:
- a CDS encoding tetratricopeptide repeat protein has translation MKYLSDLKANLTQYKDWIVDWRCLPVRAWIKAAASYRSGDFSRAVELYKQGLSAHPSSPARVNALLDLSHCLFRLRRFDEAEQFLRQASVAAPDEREIYVRLARLQLWLGHSSEAAWTIRSCLQKVSVDPELATIFITAVVEGGGSAHLIQEAHELLRDLHYEREAFPRLEVARLRLDFLMTGSDLAREDLAALASADKGPFEAVVAFAQILLDDGKIAFARQHLHRSLAVSPEHPRTLRLLARTYTEPGIFFEPEYAVQIATRACQSTGWKGMHEMHMLAKAYALSGDKISALLIASKAKDTGRRLLGTYPEANNLERLIESLSMGTQA, from the coding sequence ATGAAGTACCTCTCGGATCTTAAAGCAAACCTCACACAGTATAAAGACTGGATCGTAGATTGGCGCTGCTTGCCTGTCAGGGCCTGGATTAAGGCCGCGGCATCTTATCGGTCGGGTGACTTTAGCCGGGCAGTAGAGCTCTATAAGCAGGGGCTCAGCGCGCACCCCTCTAGCCCAGCGCGGGTTAATGCCCTACTAGATCTCTCCCATTGCCTTTTTCGACTGCGACGATTCGATGAAGCTGAGCAGTTTTTGCGACAGGCCTCTGTGGCAGCCCCAGATGAGCGCGAGATCTACGTAAGATTAGCAAGACTGCAACTATGGCTTGGACACTCCTCTGAGGCCGCATGGACCATACGTAGCTGCTTACAGAAGGTCTCAGTAGATCCGGAGTTAGCAACGATCTTTATCACCGCCGTTGTTGAAGGCGGGGGCTCTGCACACCTGATTCAAGAGGCGCACGAACTATTGAGGGATTTGCATTATGAGCGGGAGGCTTTTCCAAGGCTCGAGGTGGCGCGACTTCGCCTGGACTTTCTAATGACCGGTTCCGATCTAGCACGTGAGGATCTTGCAGCGTTAGCATCGGCAGATAAGGGGCCCTTTGAGGCGGTTGTGGCCTTTGCGCAGATCTTGCTCGATGATGGTAAAATAGCCTTTGCGCGGCAACATCTTCATAGGTCACTTGCGGTTTCTCCGGAGCACCCACGCACCCTAAGATTACTAGCCCGTACCTACACAGAGCCGGGTATTTTCTTCGAACCGGAGTATGCGGTTCAGATAGCAACGCGTGCCTGTCAGTCCACCGGCTGGAAGGGGATGCATGAGATGCACATGTTGGCGAAGGCTTACGCACTTAGCGGTGATAAGATCTCGGCGCTACTTATAGCTAGCAAGGCGAAAGATACTGGCAGACGGCTGCTCGGTACCTATCCAGAAGCCAACAATCTTGAGCGACTAATTGAGAGCCTTTCGATGGGCACGCAGGCTTAA
- a CDS encoding SCP2 sterol-binding domain-containing protein: MQTQTPWLLELLAVAAASPLTAQLPYFEVAFISSGRSCGFAVSPVRLTDGVAASCWIEGQDAAFEAIISGELTPQKAFLSDMISMRGDPEVLLRVTALLEACSQSYRQ; the protein is encoded by the coding sequence ATGCAAACCCAAACACCCTGGCTATTAGAGCTTCTAGCAGTAGCAGCGGCCTCGCCCTTAACAGCGCAACTACCCTACTTTGAGGTCGCCTTTATCTCCTCTGGCAGGAGCTGTGGATTCGCTGTTTCTCCAGTGCGCCTAACCGATGGGGTTGCGGCTAGCTGCTGGATTGAGGGACAAGATGCGGCATTTGAGGCGATAATTAGTGGTGAGCTGACCCCGCAAAAGGCCTTTCTTAGTGATATGATAAGCATGCGGGGCGATCCGGAGGTGTTGCTTCGGGTGACAGCTTTGCTTGAGGCGTGTTCGCAGAGTTATCGGCAGTAG
- a CDS encoding SUF system NifU family Fe-S cluster assembly protein, translating to MLDEVYQEVILDHYKAPRYQGVLIHPDRKVDLYNPLCGDQISLMVKFADNKISQIAFTGHGCSISQAAASIMSELMLGKTKQEAQRLSGLFRRMIRSEASGDCLEVLGDALALEGIKRHSARIKCALLAWDCIDRALLEVVPPSSMRNELP from the coding sequence ATGCTTGATGAAGTTTACCAGGAGGTTATCCTGGACCACTATAAAGCGCCCCGCTACCAGGGGGTGCTGATCCATCCGGACCGTAAGGTAGATCTGTATAATCCGCTATGCGGAGATCAGATCTCGTTGATGGTAAAGTTTGCGGACAATAAGATCTCTCAGATCGCGTTCACTGGCCATGGCTGCTCTATTAGTCAGGCCGCCGCTTCAATTATGTCCGAACTTATGCTTGGAAAAACTAAGCAGGAGGCGCAGCGGCTCTCTGGGCTTTTTCGCCGGATGATACGGAGCGAGGCTTCAGGAGACTGCCTTGAGGTGCTAGGGGATGCGCTCGCACTTGAGGGCATTAAGCGTCACTCGGCCCGCATAAAGTGCGCGCTCTTGGCTTGGGACTGCATCGACCGCGCCCTCTTAGAGGTTGTGCCCCCGAGCAGTATGCGTAACGAGTTGCCGTAA
- a CDS encoding response regulator transcription factor, which translates to MQENIRNGSCPIKLFLVDEHLVLRQALSKAFNANQKYEVIGHAADSAELLSQISACSPDVIVLDFAIPSSSCLETMLSLKKLGCQAPVLILSATENGNNIRAALQAGARGFVPKQSGLSEMEFAIDAIVDGGTYLSPSVTDKFMSGDDEANNGPASLLAKLSHREREIMVHLANGQKNKDIGQQLHISTRTVDTHRSNILRKLGIKSNAELAKIAISAGLISI; encoded by the coding sequence ATGCAGGAAAACATTAGGAACGGTTCGTGTCCCATAAAGCTTTTCCTGGTAGATGAGCACCTGGTTTTGCGACAGGCGCTATCAAAAGCGTTCAACGCTAATCAAAAGTACGAGGTCATCGGTCATGCTGCCGATAGCGCTGAGCTACTCTCTCAGATTTCAGCCTGCTCCCCTGATGTGATAGTGCTTGATTTCGCCATTCCAAGCTCAAGCTGCCTTGAGACCATGCTATCGCTTAAGAAGCTTGGGTGTCAGGCGCCGGTACTGATCCTCTCTGCAACTGAGAACGGCAATAATATTCGCGCTGCTCTGCAGGCCGGTGCACGCGGGTTTGTACCTAAGCAATCTGGCCTCTCAGAGATGGAGTTCGCTATCGATGCCATAGTTGATGGGGGCACCTATCTGAGCCCCAGCGTGACGGATAAGTTCATGTCGGGCGATGATGAAGCTAATAATGGGCCAGCCTCACTACTGGCGAAGCTCTCGCACCGTGAACGGGAGATTATGGTGCACCTTGCAAATGGCCAGAAAAATAAGGATATCGGGCAGCAGCTCCATATCAGCACCCGTACCGTCGACACCCACCGTTCAAATATCCTTAGGAAACTTGGGATAAAGAGCAACGCAGAGCTTGCAAAGATTGCGATCTCTGCCGGGTTAATCTCGATCTAA
- the hemF gene encoding oxygen-dependent coproporphyrinogen oxidase, with amino-acid sequence MRERAQLLFRDIQSHICSSLEALDGKATFQSDEWTRTDIHGGDGGGGLTRILANGAVFEKAGVSFSSVQGTMPASFASKLGAGEVELPFFATGTSLVIHPHSPMVPTTHANFRYIELGEKSWFGGGSDLTPYYLFEEDARHFHQVLKRSCDRHDPAHYPRFKKWCDEYFYLPHRKEARGIGGIFYDYLGRDSDDRADLEKLFAFSKEIGFAFTEQYLPIVLRRKELQYSELQRQFQLQRRGRYVEFNLLYDRGTHFGLQTGGRTESILMSLPALVRWDYCPIINEGSPEATLMAALQEPREWV; translated from the coding sequence ATGCGTGAAAGAGCCCAGCTACTTTTTCGTGATATCCAATCCCATATCTGCTCAAGCCTAGAAGCGCTAGATGGTAAAGCGACCTTTCAGAGCGATGAATGGACTAGAACAGATATTCATGGGGGAGATGGCGGCGGTGGATTAACGCGCATACTGGCAAATGGCGCTGTATTCGAAAAGGCGGGGGTAAGTTTTAGCTCCGTTCAGGGAACTATGCCCGCAAGCTTTGCATCGAAGCTTGGCGCCGGCGAGGTCGAGCTGCCGTTCTTTGCCACCGGAACCTCTCTTGTTATTCATCCGCACTCACCGATGGTGCCAACAACCCACGCAAATTTTCGTTACATCGAGCTAGGAGAGAAAAGCTGGTTCGGTGGTGGCTCGGATCTTACTCCGTACTATCTCTTTGAAGAGGACGCTCGGCACTTTCACCAGGTATTGAAACGTTCCTGCGATAGGCACGATCCTGCACACTACCCCCGCTTTAAAAAATGGTGTGATGAGTACTTCTACTTACCGCATCGCAAGGAAGCACGCGGCATCGGTGGAATCTTTTATGACTACCTCGGTCGAGATAGTGATGACAGAGCAGATCTTGAAAAACTCTTTGCGTTTAGCAAAGAGATCGGCTTTGCATTTACTGAGCAGTACCTGCCGATCGTCCTGCGCCGCAAGGAGCTACAATATTCAGAGCTGCAGAGGCAGTTTCAGTTGCAACGACGGGGACGCTACGTTGAATTTAATCTACTCTATGATCGCGGCACTCATTTCGGCTTGCAAACGGGTGGTAGGACCGAATCGATCCTGATGTCGCTGCCTGCCTTGGTGCGCTGGGACTACTGCCCAATTATTAATGAGGGGAGCCCTGAAGCCACACTCATGGCTGCACTACAGGAACCACGCGAGTGGGTGTAA
- a CDS encoding alanine--glyoxylate aminotransferase family protein, which yields MYKERLLTPGPTIIPHKVLQAMEQPMLHHRSEVFKAELLKACAGVRWLLSWDSDPIFLACTGTGAMEAALLNTCQAGDTIITVNGGLFGARWAKIAERLQLQVHEIEVAWGAALTLEQVHAAVSANPLAKAFCIQHAETSTTVLHPVESSIREVKKLAPKMLTIVDGISSCVTTPPPGDPSILDIYIAGSQKALMLPPGLSVMALSPHAWQVVEATPKRTLYFDLSIERKALASGETAWTPASTIIVGLNAAIDLFKTEGLDQIYKRHALLSRMARAGVLALGCELLAPDAPCPSVTGFFPHPSIDADTLRSSVRSGYGIRLAGGQGKFKGKIVRIGHMGFVDPFDVMASISALGLTISALGVPVDIAHATAASLAELQS from the coding sequence ATGTATAAAGAGCGTCTATTAACTCCAGGCCCGACGATCATTCCACATAAGGTCCTACAGGCCATGGAGCAGCCGATGTTGCACCATCGTAGTGAGGTCTTTAAGGCAGAGCTCCTAAAGGCCTGTGCGGGGGTGCGGTGGCTGCTCAGCTGGGACAGTGATCCGATCTTCCTGGCCTGCACCGGCACCGGAGCTATGGAGGCGGCCCTACTTAACACCTGCCAGGCTGGTGATACCATCATCACCGTAAACGGAGGTCTATTTGGTGCTCGTTGGGCTAAAATTGCAGAGCGTCTACAACTACAGGTACACGAGATTGAGGTTGCTTGGGGTGCAGCCCTAACGCTTGAACAGGTACATGCTGCGGTATCTGCCAATCCACTCGCTAAAGCGTTCTGTATTCAACACGCCGAAACCTCAACAACGGTGCTCCATCCTGTCGAGAGCTCCATACGCGAGGTTAAGAAACTCGCGCCTAAAATGCTTACCATTGTAGACGGCATCTCATCCTGTGTAACGACACCACCCCCAGGTGACCCCTCGATCCTAGACATCTATATCGCTGGCTCACAGAAGGCGTTGATGCTACCGCCAGGATTATCGGTAATGGCGCTTTCGCCGCATGCCTGGCAGGTTGTTGAGGCTACCCCAAAGCGCACCCTATATTTTGATCTCTCAATAGAGAGAAAGGCGCTGGCCTCTGGTGAAACCGCCTGGACCCCAGCTTCAACCATTATCGTTGGGCTTAACGCTGCAATTGATCTCTTTAAAACTGAGGGGCTTGATCAGATCTATAAGCGCCACGCTCTGCTCTCACGCATGGCGCGGGCTGGCGTGCTGGCACTCGGGTGCGAACTACTCGCGCCAGATGCTCCCTGCCCTAGTGTAACGGGCTTCTTTCCACACCCATCTATAGATGCCGACACGCTCCGTTCATCGGTCAGAAGCGGCTACGGCATTAGACTAGCTGGGGGCCAGGGCAAATTTAAGGGCAAGATCGTGCGCATCGGGCATATGGGCTTCGTTGATCCATTCGATGTAATGGCGTCTATATCTGCGCTCGGTTTAACGATCTCGGCGCTCGGTGTTCCCGTTGATATTGCGCACGCCACTGCCGCATCTCTTGCGGAGTTGCAGTCGTGA
- a CDS encoding flagellar hook-basal body protein encodes MDIGTYAAASGGVLQMRKLEVQNHNLANIDTVGFKGQYVVPIQQSFDQTLASTLDNDPFGAADHARVPNVADVGTAIDFSQGPIRNTGNPFDAALRNANDFFVINSPQGPLYTRAGNFAISQNGELITQDGLQVQGDGGAILIQAPGARITQDGGIQIGANTVGRLQVVHFDDTTGLEAVSAARFRIAGGAQPVQVEPYVEPQTIEMSNVSAITGMIDLITTNRAFDAYSKAAQTIDSLNQISINQVGKRIS; translated from the coding sequence ATGGATATCGGAACCTACGCTGCCGCCTCAGGGGGGGTGCTTCAGATGAGAAAGCTGGAGGTACAGAACCACAATCTAGCTAACATCGATACGGTCGGTTTTAAGGGGCAGTACGTCGTACCTATACAACAATCGTTTGATCAAACCTTGGCGAGCACGCTTGATAATGATCCATTTGGGGCGGCAGATCACGCGCGCGTACCGAATGTCGCTGATGTCGGCACCGCAATTGATTTTAGTCAGGGCCCGATTCGAAATACAGGTAATCCCTTTGATGCTGCACTCCGTAACGCCAACGATTTTTTCGTTATCAATTCACCTCAGGGGCCGCTCTACACGAGGGCTGGTAATTTCGCTATATCGCAGAACGGCGAGCTGATTACACAGGATGGACTGCAGGTACAGGGGGATGGTGGCGCAATCCTAATCCAGGCACCTGGAGCTCGTATTACGCAGGATGGAGGTATTCAGATCGGGGCTAATACGGTTGGTCGGCTGCAGGTAGTGCACTTCGATGATACCACAGGATTGGAAGCTGTATCAGCTGCGCGATTTCGCATAGCTGGAGGGGCGCAGCCGGTTCAAGTTGAGCCGTACGTTGAGCCGCAAACGATCGAGATGTCAAATGTGTCTGCAATTACGGGGATGATCGATCTGATCACGACCAATCGGGCCTTCGATGCATATTCGAAGGCAGCGCAAACGATTGATAGTTTAAATCAGATCTCAATTAATCAGGTAGGTAAACGG